Below is a genomic region from Paenibacillus pabuli.
TTCTTCGCCTCCTCAGGGCAGTTATAAAGAGATGAAAACGATGGTCGTCGATATTCTGAAAAGTGATGAAGGCAAAAAAGCTGTAGAAGAAGCTCTTACAGGCCAAAGTTCCTCCGGGGGTGGCGGTGAAAGTGGAGATTCCGAACAAAGTGGCGGCGGATCGGGTGGCGGGTCTGGAACCATTGGTATGAAAATGTTAATGCCTATGCAATCTTCAGAACAAATACGTATTGCTGTTAAAGATACCATCACGGCTCCCGAGTACCAAAAAGAATTCGAAAAAATCATGACAGATCCGCAATTTGCAAGTGAATTCGCCAAAGCCATTAACTCGCAGAGCAAACAGCTGCATATGCAGCTAATCAAAGATCCCACCTATCAAAAATCGGTTGGGGATATCATGAAATCTCCTGAAGTATCCAAAATGTTTATGGACATGACCAAAACACCTGAGTATCGCAAACAGACAATGACCGTAATGCAAGAAGTCATGCAGAACCCGCTATTCCGAATGGAAGTGCTCACGCTGCTCAAAAAAGTAGTGCAGGACGAACTTCAGCCCAAAGTTGAATCGGGCGGGCAGGAACAAGGCGGACAGCAAGAAGGCGGCGGTGGTCAAGAAGGTGAAAGTGGCGGCGGCGACAGCGGAGATGGCGGAAGTGGTGGTGACTCCGGAAGTGGCGCAGGATCATAAAACCTGTTGAAGAATACGGTTACCCTGAATAAAGGAAAGCAAACCCGTTACAAGCTATAAAAGCCCGCATCCGATGGATGCAGGCTTTTTGATTTTTAGGTAATTGATCTTCAATATGCTAAAACTTAGCCTCAATTGACTGGGCTACTTCATCGTATATGGCACCGATGCGTGTTTCAGCCTTATATACAGATGGCGAGAAATCAGGTTCTGATGGATGATTGTCCGGTGAACCGAGGGGAATCTGTGCGAGCAGCTCTGTATGCAGGCTCTCCGCAAGACGCCCACCGCCCCCACGACCAAAGACGTAGTCCTTCTCTCCACATTTGCCACACTCATAATAAGCCATGTTCTCTACCACACCTAGCAGCTCATGCTCAGTCTGAATCGCCATTGCACCCGCCCTAGCGGCTACAAAAGCTGCCGTGGCATGCGGCGTTGTAACGATGATCTCCTTACTGTGGGGCAGCATTTGATGCACATCCAGGGCAACGTCACCTGTCCCTGGAGGCAAATCAAGCAGCATGTAGTCCAGTTCTCCCCAATTCACATCCGTGAAGAACTGACGCAGCATACGGCCCAGCATTGGACCACGCCAGATTACAGGGTTATTTTCTCGTATGAAAAATCCCATCGACATCACTTTCACACCGAAACGCTCTACAGGCTGAATTACACCATCCTCTACAACGGGGTATTCTTCAATCCCCATCATATCAGGCACACTGAAACCGTAGATGTCCGCATCAATTAATCCAACCTTCTTACCTTGCCGGGCGAGGGCAGCAGCCAAATTTACTGTCACTGTAGACTTCCCTACCCCGCCTTTGCCACTCGCTACTGCAATATACCGGACACCCGAATCAGGACTTAATAACTCATGACCATCCAGACCTGCTGCGTGGCCTTTTACAAGTACTTCTTCGTCATTCTGCTCATTCCCGGGTTGTCCTGCATTCAAGCTCTCTCGTTCATGTTCTGATGCTGCACGCAGACGTATATGTACATCATGAATACCATGTTGAGACATTAGGTTACGTGCGGCATCACTAAGAGCAGTTGTATCCTCAGTCTGATTGTCCAGTGTAACAATGGTCAGTGCCACATGGTTTTCTTTTACCATGACATCTCGGATCCATTGAAGCTCAGTCAGACTTACTCCCAATTGTGGTTCCTGTAAAGGTTGCAATAGTTCAAGTATCTGTTCTTTTGATATCATCAGACAGCACCTCAGCTTTATCTATTGGCATGTAATTAGGTATGCTGTGTTAATTATAACATTCTACTTCTCTTTGTAACTAACTTTTGGGACGCTCACCGGAGGAATACCTCAAGATTCCATTATAAATGGAAGCGGCTACTTTACGCTGATATGCTTCATCTGCAAGAAGACGTGCCTCTTCCGGATGGGATAAGAAACCGACCTCTACGAGAGCAGACGGAATTTTCAATGCCTGCAGCAGATAAACGGTGTTTACCGTTTTAGCAATACGGTCTGTATTTTCAAGATTGCGTATCATTTCTTGCTGCAACAAATTGGCCAATCCTTCATTATCAGGGTGATTGGGTGTATAAAAGACCTGTGCTCCACTCCAGCGGTTCGAAGGGACACTGTTCATGTGAATGCTGATAAACAGATCTGCCTGCTTGTCTTCAATGCGTCTTACTCTTTGTTTGAGATCTTCTGTCTTCCGTTTGGAATATCCTCTCGTATCTGACTCCGCTAGATCTGTGTCGATCTCCCGCGTCATGACAACCAGGGCTCCAGCTTGCTGCAGATAGTCCCGCACATACAAGGCGATCGATAAATTGATATCTTTCTCAATGACCCCCTGCTTGCTCACAGCTCCCCCGTCCGGTCCACCATGCCCTGCATCAATTGCGATAACTTTGCCTGCTAGCGGCAGCCCCCAATATCCGGACGTCTTGGATGAAGGAAGCTCATACGTCACCACAGCCACCAGCATCGCCAGTAGACAGAGGCTTAACAGCACACGCTTTACTGTACGCAAACGGATCCAAACCACAAAATGCTTCCCCATATTTTTACGCATAAAAAAAACCACCTCGTCCCTATAAATGACTCTAATCATCTATATGGGACAAGGTGGACAAATATACCGTTAGGAGCGGACTTGCTCCGCCAATCCTTCGATCAGCACTTCAGCTACCTCAGGACGAGTAAACTCTGGTAGAGGACACTCTCCTTCACGAAGCAAACCACGCACTTTTGTACCGGATAACGTCATATGATGCTCTTTACCGTGCGGGCAAGTTTTGCTTGATGCCATGTTGCCACATTTGGTGCAGAAGAAATATTCTCCGTGTCTCTGCAGGGTCAAAATAAAACTGTTCAAATTTGACCGGCTTGGGGCGATTCAAGACTTGAATTGGTCCTCCCACATACGTTGCAGGTCGTCCCAAAAGCTTTTTGACACCTTGATGCTCTGGGTCATCTGTTTTAAATACACGACGCGCTTCTTCCCCCTGATCCACTGTGTACACACTCTGTACCTCCAGCAGGCCGTAGGTTACGCCATCCTCTTCCCCAATAAGTGCAACTTTCTCTCCCACCTTAAGTGAAGCAGCCTGCTGCTCGTCTACAGCAAGTGTGATAGGAATACTCCATATCGTTCCATCCGAAAGACGCATCCGCGAGACCACCGAAAAAAGATAGTCTTCTTCATTCAAGAAACCTGTAAGGGTTGAGAATGCGCCTAATCCAATCAGATCCAAGTCAGAAGTGGTCCAGCTTTTAATACGCAGCGGGGATAACTTCTCACTATCGCGCCATAATTGTTCCCGTTCTTCTCCTTGTACGACACGCTGCACCAGCGTACCTCCAATGAGGCAGAATCGATGTTATTTTGTCAGCTCCCTAATTCTTCATAGTAATGGTTCAATAGAAAAATGTTCAAAGCCGAGTCGAGAAGTCTAATCGTTGTTCCCAGCTATATTGATTTAATTATTTATGGAGTCCGCATTCTGTTTTGTCATTTCCAGACCATCGTCCTGCACGCGGATCTTCACCAGGCATAACTTGACGTGTGCAATACTCACAACCGATACTCGGATAGTTCTGGTCATGCAGAGGGTTATATACAACGTTATTGGCACGTATATATTCCCAGACATCCTCGGAAGTCCAGTGAGCGATCGGGTTAAATTTCATAAGTCCAAACTTCGTATCGTATTCTACCTTTTTCGCATTGGCACGTGTCGGTGCCTGATCTCTGCGAATCCCCGTGATCCAGGCATCATACTGTGAAAGAATACGTGTCAGCGGCTCAACCTTGCGAATATTGCAGCAAGCATTAGGGTCCGATTTCCACAATTCCTCTCCATGTTGAGCCGCCTGTTCTTCAGGGGTAATTTTGGGAGAGACCCGCACAAAATCAAGATTGTATTTCTCCTTCATGGCATCACGAGTCTCATACGTTTCCTTGAAATGAAAATCAGTGTCGAGATAAAAAACATCCGTAGATGGACTGATCTTCTGAAGTATATCTACAAGTACAACATCTTCCGCACCAAAGCTGCATGCAAAAGTGATATTAGGAAACGTTTCTACAGCATAACGGATAATATCCTCAGGGCTTGCGTTTTCCAATTCCTCTGCTTTTGTCCGAGCAAGATCTTCCTTTTCCAACAAGTTCATTTCTGAATTTCCCCCATTCTGCTTTTCCCCATAAATTCAATGCCGACTAATCTAATATGAATTATGTATAGTATAAATCTTTCAGGTGGGATGTCAATGCCTGCCAGATGGTAAAATGATTCATTTGCAGCCCATTTTTAGGTATGGATTACACATAAATGTGAGAAAGCACCTTGGATATTATCATGCGAATTCATTACAACTTTACCAAACAAGCTAAATCGACTTAGAAACTCTTTTCGGCACCCTAACCATGAAATCCTTTGTCCCTACTGGGTTATTGGGATTAAATTATACTAAAATGCGTAATGATTTACGCACTTGTTATTCCCAAATATGATATGTATAAAGACTGATCATATATGAAAACACCCTAAATCCCCTGTGTTCACTTGTAAGTGACTTTTATTGAATACAAAAGAAAAACTGATGACTGTTTCCACGTACGAAATGTCCTGAAGTCTTTTGTTTCAGCATTATTCAAGATGAGAAACACCCCTGTTAGCTAAACTCATATCCCAAGCAGTCGATGGAAAGCTCTTGAACCGACTTGTTCTACAAGTTTAAAAGACAAAAAAAGCCTCTGGCCGAGGCCAAAGGCTTGTAAAACATATTAACGTTTGGAGAACTGAGGAGCGCGACGAGCGGCTTTGAGACCGTATTTTTTACGTTCTTTCATCCGTGGGTCACGAGTCAGGAATCCTGCTTTTTTCAGGGAAGCACGGTATTCCGGATCTGCTTTCAGCAGAGCGCGGGAGATACCATGACGGATAGCTCCAGCTTGACCGGAGATTCCGCCACCATGAGCGATAACCAAAACGTCATAGTTGCTGAGCGTTTCTGTCAAAGTCAGTGGTTGTTTTACGATCAGTTTGAGTGTTTCCAAACCGAAGTATTCATTAATATCACGTTTATTGATGACAATGCGTCCTTCACCCGGTACAAGGCGAACACGAGCTACCGAATGTTTACGACGACCTGTCCCATAGTATTGTACTTGTGCCATGAAACTGTCCTCCTTTTAATTAACCGCGAAGTTCGTAAACTTCTGGTTTTTGTGCTGCATGTGGATGCTCAGTGCCTCTGTACGCTTTAAGTCTCAGCTTCATTTTTTCGCCCATGCGAGTTTTAGGAAGCATACCGCGAACAGCCAATTCCAACATACGTTCCGGTTTGTTTTTAACCATATCTTCTGCAGTAGTTACTTTCAAACCACCTGGGTGCATCGAGTGACGGTAGTATTTTTTATCTTGCATTTTTTTACCAGTCAATACGATTTTCTCCGCATTGATGATAACTACGAAATCGCCAGTGTCCACATGTGGAGTGAATTGTGGCTTATGTTTGCCGCGGATCAAAGCAGCTGCTTCGCTCGCCAAACGTCCGAGCGTTTTGCCTTCGGCATCAATGATGTGCCATTGGCGCTCAACTTCGTTAGGCTTCGCCATGTACGTGGTACGCATGAAAAGTTCCTCCTTAAAATGTTCAAAATCTCATTTTCATTTATCTTCGTTCATTAAGTGATAACTTTAGGTGTTGATGGATAGTTGTTGCGATGTGAACCTCTTAATTGGGGCTGTGGGAAAGCCATTAAGAAAACACAACTTTTATATTACATGATAGGAGCTTAAACCGCAAGTGTTAATTAAGCTTTTCACTCAGCAAATTTAATCTTTTATATATTCAAGATCCCAGAGCATTAAACCGCAACTTACCGCAGTTGGTCCTGCAGCAGAGCGATTACATGCGGCAATCATATTCGGTACATCAGAGGCTTTCCGTTTGCCCTCCCCGATCTCCAGCAGTGTACCTACAATAATGCGAACCATATGCTGCAAAAAGCCGTTGCCGCTCACATAAATATGAATGACTCCCTGATCGCGCGGATGATCTCTGCACATTGAACGGTCAACCTCTATCCATGCGTCGTATACCGAACGTACATGATTCTCTTTCTGAGACTTGCGAGAAGCAAAGGAGGTGAAATCAT
It encodes:
- the gerD gene encoding spore germination lipoprotein GerD, whose protein sequence is MKRPLWQLSCVVLGLSVMLAGCGSDQNSSPPQGSYKEMKTMVVDILKSDEGKKAVEEALTGQSSSGGGGESGDSEQSGGGSGGGSGTIGMKMLMPMQSSEQIRIAVKDTITAPEYQKEFEKIMTDPQFASEFAKAINSQSKQLHMQLIKDPTYQKSVGDIMKSPEVSKMFMDMTKTPEYRKQTMTVMQEVMQNPLFRMEVLTLLKKVVQDELQPKVESGGQEQGGQQEGGGGQEGESGGGDSGDGGSGGDSGSGAGS
- a CDS encoding Mrp/NBP35 family ATP-binding protein is translated as MISKEQILELLQPLQEPQLGVSLTELQWIRDVMVKENHVALTIVTLDNQTEDTTALSDAARNLMSQHGIHDVHIRLRAASEHERESLNAGQPGNEQNDEEVLVKGHAAGLDGHELLSPDSGVRYIAVASGKGGVGKSTVTVNLAAALARQGKKVGLIDADIYGFSVPDMMGIEEYPVVEDGVIQPVERFGVKVMSMGFFIRENNPVIWRGPMLGRMLRQFFTDVNWGELDYMLLDLPPGTGDVALDVHQMLPHSKEIIVTTPHATAAFVAARAGAMAIQTEHELLGVVENMAYYECGKCGEKDYVFGRGGGGRLAESLHTELLAQIPLGSPDNHPSEPDFSPSVYKAETRIGAIYDEVAQSIEAKF
- the cwlD gene encoding N-acetylmuramoyl-L-alanine amidase CwlD produces the protein MRKNMGKHFVVWIRLRTVKRVLLSLCLLAMLVAVVTYELPSSKTSGYWGLPLAGKVIAIDAGHGGPDGGAVSKQGVIEKDINLSIALYVRDYLQQAGALVVMTREIDTDLAESDTRGYSKRKTEDLKQRVRRIEDKQADLFISIHMNSVPSNRWSGAQVFYTPNHPDNEGLANLLQQEMIRNLENTDRIAKTVNTVYLLQALKIPSALVEVGFLSHPEEARLLADEAYQRKVAASIYNGILRYSSGERPKS
- a CDS encoding phosphoadenylyl-sulfate reductase, encoding MNLLEKEDLARTKAEELENASPEDIIRYAVETFPNITFACSFGAEDVVLVDILQKISPSTDVFYLDTDFHFKETYETRDAMKEKYNLDFVRVSPKITPEEQAAQHGEELWKSDPNACCNIRKVEPLTRILSQYDAWITGIRRDQAPTRANAKKVEYDTKFGLMKFNPIAHWTSEDVWEYIRANNVVYNPLHDQNYPSIGCEYCTRQVMPGEDPRAGRWSGNDKTECGLHK
- the rpsI gene encoding 30S ribosomal protein S9, whose protein sequence is MAQVQYYGTGRRKHSVARVRLVPGEGRIVINKRDINEYFGLETLKLIVKQPLTLTETLSNYDVLVIAHGGGISGQAGAIRHGISRALLKADPEYRASLKKAGFLTRDPRMKERKKYGLKAARRAPQFSKR
- the rplM gene encoding 50S ribosomal protein L13 is translated as MRTTYMAKPNEVERQWHIIDAEGKTLGRLASEAAALIRGKHKPQFTPHVDTGDFVVIINAEKIVLTGKKMQDKKYYRHSMHPGGLKVTTAEDMVKNKPERMLELAVRGMLPKTRMGEKMKLRLKAYRGTEHPHAAQKPEVYELRG